The following coding sequences lie in one Streptomyces sp. NBC_00510 genomic window:
- a CDS encoding SDR family oxidoreductase — MDIKGSVALVTGANRGIGHAFARALLEHGAAKVYAGVRDPKSVTDPDLVPLRLDVTDEAQIAAAAEAAGDVSLVVNNAGIGGATTGLLSGGLDGARQAMEVNYFGTWAVSRAFAPVLARNGGGALVNMLSLASWVGQPQFPGYAASKAAQWSLTDALRKGLHDQGTLVVGVHCGFVDTDLSAWTDAPKISAASVAELTMEALTHDRFEVLADEQARSVKAALSQPPTVGPAA, encoded by the coding sequence ATGGACATCAAGGGATCCGTCGCCCTGGTGACGGGAGCCAACCGAGGGATCGGGCACGCGTTCGCCCGGGCGCTCCTGGAGCACGGCGCGGCCAAGGTCTACGCCGGCGTCCGCGACCCGAAGAGCGTGACCGATCCGGACCTCGTCCCGCTGCGGCTGGACGTGACGGACGAGGCGCAGATAGCCGCGGCCGCCGAGGCGGCGGGCGACGTCTCCCTCGTGGTCAACAACGCCGGCATCGGCGGCGCGACCACCGGGCTGCTGTCGGGTGGCCTCGACGGCGCGCGGCAGGCGATGGAGGTCAACTACTTCGGCACCTGGGCGGTGTCCCGGGCCTTCGCCCCGGTGCTGGCCCGCAACGGCGGTGGGGCGCTGGTGAACATGCTGTCGCTGGCCTCCTGGGTCGGGCAGCCACAGTTCCCCGGCTACGCCGCGTCCAAGGCCGCGCAGTGGTCGCTGACGGACGCCCTGCGCAAGGGCCTGCACGACCAGGGCACCCTGGTCGTCGGTGTGCACTGCGGATTCGTGGACACCGACCTGAGCGCGTGGACGGACGCGCCGAAGATCAGCGCCGCCAGCGTGGCGGAACTGACCATGGAGGCCCTGACCCACGACCGGTTCGAGGTCCTCGCCGACGAGCAGGCGCGAAGCGTCAAGGCCGCCCTGTCCCAGCCCCCGACCGTGGGGCCCGCGGCCTGA
- a CDS encoding SDR family oxidoreductase gives MGRLLGRAALVTGSTSGIGRAVAEALAREGATVVVTGRSTERGAGVVEGITAQGGRAHFVQADLAVGGAEVRRLAQEASAVAGGPIDILVNNAAYLVPPQSMTEATEEQIDEALAVNVKVPFLLTAALVPAMVERGAGSVINVGSINGVVGMDFAALYGATKAGLHSLTKSWAVELASKGVRVNTVAPGPTVTEANEVYRTLLEKLAQNYPAKRPGTAQEVAAAVVFLAGDDAAHIHGATLPIDGGALAL, from the coding sequence ATGGGACGTCTACTGGGCCGCGCCGCACTCGTCACCGGTTCGACGAGCGGCATCGGCCGTGCGGTCGCGGAAGCCCTGGCACGCGAGGGCGCCACCGTCGTGGTCACCGGGCGCAGCACGGAGCGCGGTGCCGGGGTCGTCGAGGGGATCACGGCGCAGGGGGGCCGGGCGCACTTCGTCCAGGCCGATCTGGCGGTGGGCGGTGCGGAGGTCCGGCGGCTGGCGCAGGAGGCGTCGGCGGTCGCGGGCGGGCCGATCGACATCCTGGTGAACAACGCCGCCTACCTGGTGCCGCCGCAGTCGATGACGGAGGCGACCGAGGAGCAGATCGACGAGGCGCTGGCGGTCAACGTCAAGGTCCCGTTCCTGCTGACGGCCGCGCTGGTGCCCGCCATGGTGGAGCGCGGCGCCGGATCGGTGATCAACGTGGGGTCGATCAACGGCGTCGTCGGCATGGACTTCGCCGCGCTCTACGGCGCCACCAAGGCCGGCCTGCACTCGCTCACCAAGTCCTGGGCGGTCGAACTGGCCTCCAAGGGCGTGCGGGTCAACACCGTCGCCCCCGGCCCGACCGTCACCGAGGCCAACGAGGTCTACCGCACCCTGCTGGAGAAGCTCGCCCAGAACTACCCCGCCAAGCGGCCGGGCACCGCCCAGGAGGTCGCCGCCGCGGTGGTCTTCCTCGCCGGCGATGACGCCGCCCACATCCACGGCGCCACCCTCCCGATCGACGGCGGCGCTCTCGCCCTCTGA